In Ptychodera flava strain L36383 chromosome 17, AS_Pfla_20210202, whole genome shotgun sequence, one genomic interval encodes:
- the LOC139115747 gene encoding uncharacterized protein gives MSQEESQCSSYKSSQDSDFSPSAREIRSENQLENYLEGFARGAYMLKPQLSRHLQELDRNEKAPRYPCSKCSPILNSAKESFTSIIHPADQLLKRRACYPHPKKRQKHHRNISKENDWLLENVFDVLGNYQFCQPCVVQVLGVGSERLAKLREVKRNLQQEPTKIITKQEVVNQRLEKNVIMPRAVQETFHQWWSTVGENERVEVVAEKPQHGLVGKPSNHAKTGLQEQFLSFVDMNSQHNGRSNSSLVEYFFTPKFSRINTPKPDESNFDIKMKSSVVGEFNRTQNEQGKSTCSNSSAKRWLDGHRPKHGIMPHQTDYCDTCKELLQRISSTTAIMRRKTQSGNADEEEMTKLENNKKSVEEELQKHKEQAQQGYRYYKDTVNKCYTQGKRIRQLEDKDNLSADERAELDDLKDSFVAVLSLDFK, from the coding sequence ATGTCACAAGAGGAATCCCAGTGCTCCAGCTACAAGAGTTCACAAGACTCAGACTTTTCTCCATCTGCAAGAGAAATCAGAAGTGAGAATCAGTtagaaaattatttggaagGATTTGCAAGAGGGGCATACATGTTAAAACCACAGCTTTCCAGACATTTACAAGAACTTGATAGAAATGAAAAGGCTCCAAGATATCCATGTAGTAAGTGTTCCCCCATTCTCAACAGTGCTAAGGAGAGTTTCACATCCATTATACATCCTGCTGATCAACTCCTTAAACGCCGAGCATGTTACCCACATCCCAAGAAGAGACAAAAGCATCATCGAAACATCAGCAAAGAAAATGACTGGCTCCTCGAAAATGTGTTTGATGTACTTGGGAATTATCAGTTTTGTCAACCATGCGTAGTTCAAGTTTTAGGAGTAGGTTCTGAAAGATTAGCAAAGTTACGAGAAGTTAAAAGAAATCTACAACAGGAACCCACAAAAATAATCACCAAGCAAGAAGTTGTCAATCAGAGACTTGAAAAGAATGTCATAATGCCACGTGCAGTCCAAGAAACCTTTCATCAGTGGTGGTCCACTGTCGGTGAAAATGAAAGAGTGGAAGTCGTTGCAGAGAAACCACAACATGGACTGGTTGGAAAACCAAGTAATCACGCAAAGACAGGTCTACAAGAACAGTTTCTCAGCtttgttgacatgaacagtcaacaCAATGGCAGATCTAATTCATCATTGGTTGAGTACTTTTTCACACCCAAATTTAGTAGGATTAATACTCCAAAGCCTGATGAAAGTAATTTTGacattaaaatgaaatcatCAGTTGTTGGTGAGTTTAACCGTACACAAAATGAACAAGGCAAGTCAACATGTAGTAACTCTTCTGCAAAAAGATGGCTAGATGGACACAGACCAAAACATGGGATTATGCCACATCAAACTGATTACTGTGATACTTGCAAGGAATTGCTTCAAAGGATCTCCTCAACTACAGCCATCATGAGAAGAAAAACTCAGTCTGGAAATGCCGATGAAGAAGAAATGACTAAACTTGAAAATAACAAGAAATCAGTGGAAGAAGAATTACAGAAACACAAAGAACAGGCTCAGCAAGGATACAGATACTACAAAGACACTGTAAACAAATGCTACACTCAAGGTAAAAGAATAAGGCAGCTTGAAGATAAAGACAATTTGTCAGCTGATGAGAGGGCCGAACTTGATGATCTTAAAGATAGTTTTGTTGCTGTGTTGTCCCTCGATTTCAAATGA
- the LOC139115749 gene encoding uncharacterized protein → MDNAAINKNKYLSGWLQEMTSRFNSCRASFMLPGHTKFIPDWVFAGIAHTYRVSDVFTMPELLDIAGMYGNANNLSGADDISEWRDVITSKYSDLPGIQQLHDIRACRQPNSVRCEVRTLCWDGDWQQSPQIVIDPSADGVPVAYRQLHIISTAKRQHLITMYNRWIPEDRRLPFLPDRPV, encoded by the exons ATGGATAATGCAGctatcaacaaaaacaaatatctcAGTGGATGGTTACAAGAGATGACATCAAGGTTTAACTCCTGTAGAGCCTCCTTCATGCTACCGGGCCACACAAAGTTTATTCCAGACTGGGTTTTTGCCGGTATTGCCCATACTTACCGTGTAAGTGATGTATTTACCATGCCGGAACTTCTAGACATAGCCGGAATGTATGGCAATGCAAATAACCTGTCAGGGGCAGATGACATTAGTGAATGGAGAGATGTTATAACATCAAAGTATTCTGACTTACCTGGTATCCAGCAGTTGCATGACATCAGAGCTTGCAGACAACCAAATAGTGTGAGATGCGAAGTCAGAACACTGTGCTGGGATGGAGATTGGCAGCAGAGTCCTCAAATA GTAATTGACCCCAGTGCAGATGGTGTACCTGTAGCATACCGTCAACTCCATATTATCTCCACAGCAAAGAGACAACATCTGATCACCATGTACAACAGATGGATACCTGAAGACAGAAGACTGCCATTTCTACCAGACAGACCAGTATAA